The window ggaaagagcctaaatgtccatcaactgatgaatggataaagaaattgtggtttatatacacaatggagtactacatgacaatgagaaagaataaaatatggcccattttagcaacatggatggaactggagagtgtgatgctaagtgaaataagccacacagagaaagacagataccatatgttttcactcttatgtggatcctgagaaacttaatagaaacccatggggcaggggaagaaaaaaaaaaaagagattagagtgggagagagccaaaacataagaaactcttaaaaactgagaacaaactgagggttgatggggggtggaagggaggggagggtgggtgatgggtattgaagagggcatcttttatgatgaacactggatgttgtatgaaaaccaatttgacaataaatttcatatattgaaaaattataattgaTCCATTTAATCTTTTGAGGCCTAACAGCCTATACATtgtttaactttgtatttttccttatcATCAGTATTTTGATGTATGTCTAAATAGACTGATGTAGTACTTTCTCCTGTGAATTCTGTGACATTTATTGACATTGGATGCTCaattaaatatttctctaaatatttataactttcaAGTTACCTTCTTTTATGCACTGTCTGGTGTTGGCTAAAGTGTTCGTTTACTATGAAGGCCTTTCCTCATTCATTAGgtctgtaggatttttttttcaacgttttttatttatttttggaacagagaaagacagagcatgaacgggtgaggggcagagagagagggagacagaatgggaaacaggttccaggctctgagccatcagcccagagtccgatgcggggctcgaacccacggaccccgagatcgtgacctggctgaagtcggacgcttaaccgactgtgccacccaagggccccaggTCTGTAGGATTTAATCTCATGTGTACTTTGGGATATTGATTAAGGATCCAATTCCACTTAAAAGCATGGCAACTTTCTCTACATGTTAGTTTCTCTCCTGAAAGATAGCtatgatcttgagcaagttgtGAGTTCCAGCTTTGGTTGGACACATTCTTTTCCTCTGTAATGTTTCTCCTCAGTATAAAGTCTGAGATATTGAGAAGGGTTCAGTAGTCACAAAATTTTACCACATTCTTCACATTTAagtttttctccagtatgaattctgtgatACAGAATGAAGCTTCACCTCTTATTTTTAAGCTTACCAAATTCTTATATTTGCAAAATCCTCCCCAGTATACCTTCTCTGGTCAGGAGTCAGGGTTTAGCATTGCTTAAACACCTGGCCACATGCTTTAGTATTCAATGGTTATATTCCAGTGTAAATTTTCCAATGTAAAGTAAGGGGTGAGCAGTCCACAAAACATTTTTCAGATTCCTTAAATTTGGAAGATGTACGccagtatgaattctgtgatAATGACTAAAGTTTGAAGAGTGGTTAAAGATGTTATTACATTCTTTACATTGTTAAGATTTCTGTCaagtatgaattctgtgatgttgaGTAAGTTGTAAGGTTCGGGTAAAGACCTGGtcacattctttacatttgtaaagTTTCAATCAGTATGAATTTGTGATGTTTAATAAGGTGTGACTGTTGgctaaaggccttgccacattctttacattggtaaggtttctctccagtatgaattctgtgatgttggttAAGGTGTGAGAGCTGTTTAAAGGCCTTGCCATATCCTTTACATTGGTAAGGTTGCTCTCCAGTATGGATTCTGTGATGTCTAGTAAGGGCTGAGGGCTGgttaaaggccttgccacattctttacattggtaaggtttctctccagtatggattcTGTGATGTTCAGTAAGCTTTGAGTGATGgataaaggccttgccacattcttgacatttgtaaggtttctctccagtatggattcTGTAATGTCCAGTAAGATCTGAGGTGCAGGTAAAGGCCTTTACACACTCTTTACATTGGTAAgatttttctccagtatgaattctgtgatgttgaTTAAGGTATGAGTGCCACTTAAAggctttgccacattctttacattggtaaggtttctctctGGTATGGATTCTGTGATGTTCCTTAAGGTATGAGTGCCATTTAAAGGCCTTGCCACACtctttacattggtaaggtttctgtCCGGTATGGATTCTGGAATGTTGATTAAAGCCTGAGGGCCAAAAAAAAGgtcttgccacattctttacattggtaaggtCTCCCTCtagtatgaattctgtgatgttgaATAAGGCTTGAGGGCCAGTTAAAGGATTTGCCACATTGTTGACATTCCAAAGATTTCTCTCCAGCATGAATTCTGTGGTGTTTAGTTAAGAGGTGAGTCTTGGGTAAAAGCCATCCCACCTTTAAGTTTGTAatgtttctctccagtatggatttTCCTGTGTCCATTTAGTGATGACCCATACTTAAAAGTTTTACCACATTCTTCACATTTGTAAGGTCTCTCTCCAGTATGCACTAGGTGATTTTGAATTAGTGTTGAGTGCCAGTTGAAGGCTTTGCCAGATTCCTTACAAACGTAACCTTTCTGTCCAGCATGGATTGTCTTATTGATATTAAGTCTTGATGACTGACTAAACATGTTCCCAGGTTCATTGCATGTGTACGGGTTTTTTCCCACATGACTCCTCAGATGATCACCAACATTGGAGGACTGGTTAAGAATTTTCCCACACTCAGTATATTCAGAAGGATTCTCTCCCAAATGTATTCTCTTCTGTCTAATAAGGTTTGAGCTTTGATGAAAGACTTCCCTACATGTAGTACAGTCACAATGGTTCCCTGGCAAAGGAGTCCGTAGatatttattaacatttgaaTCCTGGTTCAGTATTTTCTCAGATTCACTGCAATGAGCAATTCTGTTTTCACTGAAAATGCTGTGGTTTTGTTGTAAAGTCGACTGCTCAGGGAAGGACCCCTCAAATGGATACcccttaccatttttttcttcctttttcaatctctgactttcagaaatatttgacTGAAAGGGTAATGCAATCCTATTGTCAAAATGGTACAAAGAAGTATTTTCAGCATGGGCTAGGTCACTTTCCAGATTCTCCAAATTTTCATCCTGCAAATATGTCTGTTTGACCACTTGATTTGAGCCTTTGACTGTAGAAACACACTGCCTTGCAGAAGTAGCCATCTTAGACAGGGtggttttccaaaatgttttatatcCTTCACCGTTTCAGGCAGTGAGACTCGTATAATGGGCAGTTGTCTATGTTTGCATATGTGCTCCATGAGATCTTTGTTGCCTTTGTCTCTCCCCAACACTGTTCCACTCTACCACTAAGCGTCCATTCTCATGGGCACAATGTTTACATCTATCCACTAACCCTCTTTGGAAAGAAGTTTCTCTGCACATTTTTGGAAGGGGGCTTTGGGTATCATTTGAAGATACAGCTCTTTCTGCTGTCAGATAAATacaattaatatttcttataCACAAAACTGAAATCAGAGAACTTTCACTTCAAGAAAAATGAATCATTAGTCTTTCTACAACACTCAAATTGTATTTGAATTTAATcccaaatatgtttttataaacttACTGTTGGCATATTTTACAACATTGatggtgtttgtttatttagaaatgaaaagttttggcatgcctgggtggctcagagtgttaaacaactgactcttggtttcagctgaggtcatcgTCTCAccgtttatgagttccagccccacatcccgctctgcactgacagtgtggagcctgcttggaattctcttgtctatcttttcccttcctccactctttctctctctctgtttctcaaaatacatgaaaaaaaaacttaagaaaatgaaagttttctGCTTGCTTGATTCTAAAGAAATGATTACACCCTTAAATTCTGTGTAATAATGTCTTTTAAGTGCTTAATTCATAAGGGTTTTCATTAGAACTTTCCATGGTTGATATTATTTAATATACCTTACAGTTTTACTGTCCATGAAGACATGCCAATAAttcaaaatgtttgcttttttcatGGATACACAATCAGAGTTTAGTATTATAGCTACAGGGGCATCTACATGGCTCAGTAGGtccagtgtccaacttcagctcaggccatggtttCATGGTCCATGAGTGGGAGTCCcctgtcggtctctgtgctgagagctcacagcctggagcctgcttcagattctgtgtctccctctctctctctgccctcccctactcactctctcttacaaaaataaacattaaagggacgcctgggtggctcagttggttaagaggccaacttcagctcaggtcatgatctcacagtccgagagttcgagccccacgtagggctctgtgctggcagctcagagcctggagcctgtttcggattctgtgtctccctctctctgaccctcccctattcatgctctgtctctctctgtctcaaaaataaataaacgttaaaaaaatttttttaaataaacattaaaaaaaattaaaaaaattttttgatccAATAAATCATAAAGTAATCTCAAATATAACtcagaaagtgaaaacatatatgaCAAAGTCACAGGAACTTCATATTATACAagacaaatttatatttataaaatgattcaattattaagaaataatgtaACAATTGAGATTTATTATAGGTTGTGAGTTTTAAATTCTAAATGCCCTATCTCCCCTATGGCATTAATTCATGTAggaattctaagaaaataataggTGCTTGAAATTATTTCACCATTAAGGAATGGAACACATAGAATAGAAATCTCTTATTTTAGTTAATACCAAACAACtgaactttgtttgtttgtttgtttgtttgtttgttttgagagagagataaagaccaagtaggggaggaacagagagagagggggagaccgaATTCCAAGcttgctctgtgctgtcatcacagaggccTATGCTGGCCCCAAACTCActgtctgtgagatcatgacttcagctgaagtcagatgcttaaccaattgatcCAACCATGCGCCCTCAAAACTGAACTTTTGAAGTAAACTAAAGGgttagattttctcattttagggAGGTGCTTTATTATCTGATGAAATGAGTGGGTGTCAATTTAGTACGATTAAGATTAAAGCATCCATAATATCGGAAAACAGataacatgtggtatctgtcccCATTGTTTCCGGGATTTCTGCACCAACCCCCAATATGTCCATCAGTACCCCGACACACTTCTCACACAAGGCAAATACTCAGAAATGTATTAACATAGACTTCCTCAGAAATACAGAGACTTCCCCCACCCTCAAAGCAATGGACAACCAATCAATCAGATTACGGAGGCCCTCACTGTGGACGTGAAGAACCAACCTACAGTGGAACTGAAGGACAATCCTTAGAGAATGTAAGAGCATGATGTGTTGGAAAGCAGAAGTCCACTGTGAGAGGAAGAGACATAAAACCGGCcttttaaaactaatttcaatTCAAGGAGGGCTCCTCAATCCACGTTTTAAGGTCAGTCTTCATCCTTCACATTTGGACCTCACCTTTGTCATCTGCTTCATTCATTCCCACCTACCTGGGTGTGTAGctactgtctcctttctcttccattcccaGAACTCCTTCTTAAGTTCCAAAAAGAGGACCAGGTCTGGCTTTGTCACAAGACCTGGATGCTAGAAATAAGGAATAGGAGTATTGCTGGAGATTCTACCTTTCAATCCAGTATTGGACTCAGTAGAGAGGACATTGTGCAATTCTGGAAAATGCCCAATAGCCCTTTTAGAACACCCAGGATGGTTTCCAAGGTTCACATCTTGATCTCTACTTCCCAGTATTACACTACCATAATGAGTTGAGATTGGTATTGAAGATGGAAATACCATTTTATGGCACTCAATGTTTAGAACTGTCATTAATCTAAAAAATGATGATGTTAGTCTACGGAAGGGAAAACTAACTTTGAAAGAAACATCATGAAGATATTTCTTTACATCTACAAACTCATAATTATTTCCCTTATGTAGGGATGTGAATCCCAGTCATGCAAAGAGGAAGATTCCAAGAGACAGTCTtcaaaggaaggaacaaaacCTGAGTGTGGTTTGGGAAATCTGGAGGGTGGTATCCTCACCCAAGAAGAGGAGGTGTCCATAGGTCTCTAACATCACATCCCTGTACAGTTCTCGCTGACTCTGGTTCAGGCATCCCTACTCCTCCAGAGAGAATACTACAGCCACATCCCTGAAGGTCAGCAGTCCCTGCAATAAATACCACAGTTACCAAGTGGACACATGAAGAGTTCAAATGGTCCCTAAGATGCAAGAGGGAGTTCATGTCACAAGCCGCAACCCACGATCTGACATTCCACTGCTTACCTGCATTTGCTCACTGACCTTATCCCTCAGTTTACTTAACCTCTTCTTTCCACCTTACCTTTTACTTCAGGCAAAACACCCCATGGGCATACTGTCCTGTGGTGGAAACAGAAAGTATCCAACAAAGGTAATGACTGCCCTGAGGAAGAGCTTCCATTGTCTCAATTTGATCTTAACCCCTGGCTCACATCTATGCAGATGAACATTAGAGTAAGCATGAAGTGAGAACAGTTACCTATatctcattatatatatttttaagtttattccctgagagagagagagcacaagtatgggtggggcagagagaagaaatcccaccaggctccatgctcagcatggagcttgacttggggcttgatcttaagactatgagatcatgacttgagcctaaatcaaaagtcgGAAGCTCAAGGGACTGGGACACCCAGGAGCAACcttttacctcattataatactaaaatctccacccaagGAGGAGTATAAACCTCATTTACTATGTAGCATACAGTGAATGTATAGAACTGTTTTCTTAAGGCTCATGTGCAACCTTATCCCCAGTCTCCTTTGATAAATATCCACCCTAACCCTAACAAAAAGGAAAGCATtccagggtgcatgggtggctctgtTGCTGAAGCATCCgactattggtttcagctcaggtcgtgatctcacagtttctgagttcaaaccctgcatcagactctgcgttgacagcacggagcctgcttggaattctctctctctccctctctctctctacccctcctccactcagtctgtctctgaaaataaataaatttaaacaaaaaaattttttttaattttttttaacgtttatttatttttttttgagacagagagagacagagcatgaacaggggaggggcagagagagagggagacacagaatctgaaagaggctccaggctctgagccgtcagcacagagcctgacacggggctcgaactcacagaccatgagatcacgacctgagccgaagtcagacaattaaccgaccaagccacccagacgccccaacaaaatttttttttaaaaaaggaaattattctcctttcctctgtgtctctgctttGGAAATTATTCCCTGTGATCTCCTTATTTCCTGTAAATCAATTTTCCTTTGTCTGACATACCCACTTGGTATAGTTTTTTTGTGATTCACCAAGGACTATATTCCTGTTTGTTCAGTTATATTAGAACTGGTTCCTGCTTAGATGAGTTTCTTGCTTTCTGCAGTAAGACAATTTGTAACACAGTATTATGCTCTAATATATTCTTTAACTTTGAGGTATGAACCGTTATGAGTATTGTGTTTATTCAAGAGAATTTGTAAAACGAAGGCATcaacacaggcacacacattttGGAATCCTGTATTTCCATCATACAGTACATGTGGTGTCTATTTCTTAATGGGAAGTTTTGGTGAGTTACAAATGTACTTAGCATCTTCTAATGTGAATTACAATTTCACAACAGTGCATttgagatcttgttaaaatgaggGTACTGTTCAGGAGTTCTAGCATGGGGTAGgtgtctgcatttctaacaaggcaTTAGTCTATGGGCCAAGGGATACATATTCCAATAATGAAGTAGAACTCAAATTCAAGAACTCTTGGAGGACTTGGAATTGAGTGGGTTTTACAGCAATTACAAGTTCTACTAGAATAGCAAGAAAGGTGACAAGGCTTTTCAAGCATTTCCTGGTTAGTAGAGAGCATAAAACAATTTCTCATAAattcatggaaaataaataataataatctaagaCAAGAAACACATTATTCTTctatttttggtaaatatttgttaagcaccCAGTACATGGTATGGATCAGATTTTAATCTAGGTTAACTGACCTAGAGTTGATCTAAAATGACACACAGGGCAATATACACAAGGACCCTAAATCAATGTTCATAACAGGTGTTAAACCCTGAGAAAACTGATGGAAAGAAGATATGCACACAAAATTCATCTATATTTATACATTCCATGCACACATCCATACATTTTGAAAGTAGTTATAACATTAAACATGGTAGAACAGAATATTATCAGGGTGACTGAAAAAGTTTTCAAGAGCagtacctggatggcttagtaCCTTaggtttccaactcttgatttcagttcatgtcatgatctcagggttcctgagttcaagcctcacctcaggctctgtgctgacagtgtggcttgcctggaattctgtctctccctctctttctctgcccctccttgtctctctcaaaacttaaaaaaaaaaaaaagccaaacaaacaaaaaacatttcgATGACCTGAAACTTCTCAATCTAGTCGTAGGTGATAATGCTTAAGTCTTTTACTCACACTATCAACACAAACACATAGAATGATATGAATAtaacagtttttatttctgagtctACTATGATGGATACAAACAGAAACATGTTCACCTTCACCATAGAAGGCTGACCTAGAGCCTGCATAGTTTGGATGAGCATCAAATACAAACTGGTTCCTacattcaatttttctttttccatgtttatttatattgtgagagagagcatgggcaaaCATGGTGTaaaaaggggagaggcag is drawn from Felis catus isolate Fca126 chromosome E2, F.catus_Fca126_mat1.0, whole genome shotgun sequence and contains these coding sequences:
- the LOC123382431 gene encoding zinc finger protein 829-like: MLERNLWNVNNVANPLTGPQALFNITEFILEGDLTNVKNVARPFFWPSGFNQHSRIHTGQKPYQCKECGKAFKWHSYLKEHHRIHTREKPYQCKECGKAFKWHSYLNQHHRIHTGEKSYQCKECVKAFTCTSDLTGHYRIHTGEKPYKCQECGKAFIHHSKLTEHHRIHTGEKPYQCKECGKAFNQPSALTRHHRIHTGEQPYQCKGYGKAFKQLSHLNQHHRIHTGEKPYQCKECGKAFSQQSHLIKHHKFILIETLQM